One genomic window of Paeniglutamicibacter sp. Y32M11 includes the following:
- a CDS encoding Gfo/Idh/MocA family protein has translation MSSFPDALPESRVPDSRDAPVLNWGIAGPGWIAERFIESVRAHTHQNLAAVGSRSAARAADFSAKHSIPASHGSYKELAQDPNVDIVYVATPHPHHFDVAMTAIESGKHVLIEKPMGITATEVAAIIKAADARQVFAAEAMWTFFLPKFDVITQLLEAGALGELVTVAAEYGEYFEPGHRIFDQDLAGGPLLDLGTYPLAFVSRVMGAPDTVAAIGTQHPSGVNGQLSTLLYFAGGGHGTVNTHLHNFTPTTALITGTEATLHIDGPFNMPGGFTLRHHDGRELRYDQAAGAHLEGLHFEAAAVARCIAQGLTQAPQRPLADTLMTLELADEIRRQVGITLPETTTRK, from the coding sequence ATGAGCAGCTTCCCCGATGCCTTGCCCGAGTCCCGGGTCCCGGACTCTCGAGATGCACCGGTGCTCAATTGGGGAATTGCCGGCCCCGGATGGATTGCCGAACGATTCATCGAGTCCGTCCGGGCCCATACACACCAGAATCTGGCGGCGGTTGGCTCCCGATCAGCAGCGCGGGCCGCCGATTTTTCCGCTAAACACTCGATTCCCGCGAGCCATGGAAGCTACAAGGAACTTGCTCAGGATCCGAACGTGGACATCGTCTACGTCGCTACTCCGCACCCGCACCACTTCGATGTAGCAATGACCGCCATTGAGTCGGGCAAACACGTCCTGATAGAAAAACCCATGGGGATCACCGCCACCGAGGTTGCGGCCATCATCAAGGCCGCGGACGCCCGACAGGTGTTCGCCGCCGAGGCCATGTGGACATTCTTCCTGCCCAAATTCGACGTGATTACCCAACTGTTGGAGGCCGGAGCGCTGGGGGAGCTGGTCACCGTTGCGGCAGAATACGGCGAGTACTTTGAACCCGGCCACCGAATCTTTGATCAGGATCTGGCCGGGGGACCGCTCCTAGATTTGGGTACGTACCCGCTGGCTTTTGTCAGCAGGGTCATGGGCGCCCCCGACACCGTGGCGGCGATCGGCACTCAACACCCCAGCGGGGTAAACGGCCAGCTTTCGACTCTACTATATTTCGCCGGTGGTGGGCACGGCACGGTGAACACTCACCTCCACAACTTCACCCCCACCACCGCGTTGATCACCGGAACCGAAGCAACGCTGCACATCGATGGGCCCTTCAACATGCCGGGCGGCTTCACCCTGCGCCATCATGACGGGCGTGAATTACGCTACGACCAGGCGGCAGGGGCACATCTCGAAGGTCTGCACTTTGAGGCCGCGGCCGTTGCCCGATGCATCGCTCAGGGTTTGACCCAAGCCCCGCAACGTCCCTTGGCTGACACGCTCATGACGCTAGAACTGGCCGATGAAATTCGCCGTCAGGTTGGCATCACACTCCCCGAAACCACCACACGGAAGTAA
- a CDS encoding Gfo/Idh/MocA family oxidoreductase translates to MKTLNLGLIGVGRIGTMHANNLNALRPTLADRGLEVNLWITDVAADYARTVAVGLGATFFDSVNAMIEAGVDALLIATGTMTHPDLIRAGIAANLPVFCEKPVAGDVDSALPLIEEIAASNGRVQIGHQRRFDAGYLEAKRRLDAGDLGWIHTMRAVTGDMVPPSLEFIATSGGLFRDCSVHDFDILRWLTGKEIVEVYAKGSNNGDPGIGAAGDVDTALAVLTFDDGTVATASATRYNGAGHDVRLEIQGSKSTVVVGLDEQSAMRSAELGVEFPRGTSHQTFIERFDGAYRAELVAFIEYVLGERENPCSAWDAVAASRVADAAQESLLTGAPVAINPVPVA, encoded by the coding sequence ATGAAGACCCTGAATCTTGGACTTATCGGCGTCGGCCGCATCGGCACGATGCACGCCAACAACCTTAATGCGCTGCGACCAACGCTGGCTGATCGCGGCCTGGAGGTGAATCTGTGGATCACAGATGTCGCCGCTGACTATGCGCGCACCGTGGCCGTCGGGCTGGGCGCCACCTTCTTTGACTCCGTAAACGCCATGATCGAGGCCGGTGTTGACGCCCTGCTGATCGCCACCGGAACCATGACGCATCCCGATTTGATCCGGGCCGGGATCGCAGCAAACCTGCCGGTCTTCTGCGAAAAGCCGGTGGCCGGAGACGTGGATTCCGCGCTTCCGTTGATCGAAGAAATTGCCGCCAGCAACGGACGGGTGCAAATTGGGCACCAGCGCCGCTTTGATGCCGGGTATCTTGAAGCCAAACGTCGGTTGGATGCCGGAGACCTGGGCTGGATCCACACCATGCGAGCCGTAACGGGTGACATGGTCCCGCCTTCGCTGGAATTCATCGCCACCTCCGGAGGGCTGTTCCGTGACTGCTCGGTCCACGACTTCGACATCCTGCGTTGGCTCACCGGCAAGGAAATTGTTGAGGTCTACGCCAAGGGGTCGAACAACGGAGACCCGGGAATTGGCGCAGCAGGCGATGTAGATACCGCCTTGGCGGTCCTGACCTTTGACGACGGAACCGTGGCCACGGCAAGTGCCACCCGCTACAACGGGGCCGGCCACGATGTGCGCCTAGAAATTCAGGGCTCCAAGTCCACCGTGGTGGTTGGGCTCGACGAACAATCAGCCATGCGTTCGGCAGAACTGGGCGTCGAATTTCCGAGAGGTACCTCGCACCAAACATTCATCGAGCGCTTTGACGGTGCCTACCGCGCGGAATTGGTGGCATTCATCGAGTATGTGCTGGGGGAGCGGGAAAATCCCTGTTCCGCCTGGGACGCCGTGGCCGCCTCGCGGGTTGCTGACGCTGCCCAAGAATCGTTGCTCACCGGGGCTCCGGTGGCCATCAATCCCGTCCCGGTGGCCTAA
- a CDS encoding sugar phosphate isomerase/epimerase, translating into MSTSIADQLAAAPISWGVCEAADWGIQLSPDQVLSDMRELGIKATEFGPLGFLPTDPASRAAHLDGYGLKAVGGFLPVVLHDPDVDPLALVTTELTAFIAAGASVMVLAADSGTGDYEEHHEMDEAQWEVFGNNLQAVVDLAAESGILAVLHPHVGTMIESASSVQRLLESTTVQICLDTGHLLVGGTNPLQLVQQHAARVGIAHLKDVRAEIAATVERGELGFVQAVKDGMFVPLGQGDCEIGQIVELLQESGYQGWYVMEQDAVLDTTSDAAAAKTAVRASIDFLISL; encoded by the coding sequence ATGAGCACTAGCATTGCCGATCAGCTTGCCGCTGCCCCCATCTCTTGGGGAGTGTGCGAGGCCGCAGACTGGGGCATCCAGTTGAGTCCGGACCAGGTCCTGAGCGACATGCGGGAACTGGGCATTAAAGCCACGGAATTTGGTCCACTGGGTTTTTTGCCCACCGACCCAGCTTCTCGTGCGGCACACCTGGATGGCTACGGGTTGAAGGCAGTTGGCGGTTTCCTCCCGGTGGTGTTGCATGATCCCGACGTGGATCCGTTGGCACTGGTAACCACCGAATTGACGGCATTCATCGCAGCCGGGGCATCGGTGATGGTACTGGCCGCCGACTCCGGAACCGGAGACTACGAAGAACACCATGAAATGGACGAGGCACAGTGGGAGGTCTTCGGGAACAACCTACAGGCAGTGGTTGACCTTGCGGCCGAATCCGGCATCCTCGCCGTGCTCCACCCACATGTGGGCACCATGATCGAATCCGCTTCCTCCGTTCAGCGCTTGCTGGAATCAACCACCGTGCAAATCTGCCTAGACACCGGACACCTACTGGTCGGCGGAACCAATCCACTGCAGCTAGTGCAACAGCACGCTGCACGAGTTGGCATTGCTCACCTCAAGGATGTGCGAGCCGAGATCGCCGCCACCGTCGAACGTGGAGAGCTCGGCTTTGTTCAGGCAGTAAAAGACGGCATGTTTGTCCCGTTGGGTCAGGGCGATTGCGAGATCGGCCAAATCGTTGAGTTGCTCCAAGAATCGGGTTATCAGGGCTGGTATGTCATGGAACAAGATGCGGTGCTCGATACGACATCCGATGCGGCAGCCGCCAAGACCGCGGTCCGCGCTTCCATCGATTTCCTCATAAGTTTGTAA
- a CDS encoding VIT1/CCC1 transporter family protein: protein MPHQAPTPTPAQIKRWRQYLADEIAEGAVYRELANNRTGEERLILLGLAEAETRHEEHWRDLLGENATKTTAPSLRRTMLRFLARHFGSVFVLALAQRAEGNSPYAADTDATRQMAADELVHEEVVRGLATRGRNRLSGNFRAAVFGANDGLVSNLALVMGIGATGVATSMVLFSGIAGLLAGALSMAAGEYVSVRSQRELLDASKPTEVTLAAAPDLDLDANELVLVYKARGMSDEDAAHRAAERMGMYSCDCNPSTSLRSELAEIADTEEHEEIGSAMGAASASFCFFASGAVIPILPFIFGMSGTPAILLSAALVGVALLVTGGVVGLLSGASPTKRGLRQLAIGLGAAAVTYVLGLFFGTSVA, encoded by the coding sequence ATGCCGCACCAGGCACCAACCCCCACCCCTGCCCAGATCAAACGCTGGCGCCAGTACCTGGCCGATGAAATCGCCGAAGGCGCCGTCTACCGCGAACTGGCCAACAACCGCACCGGCGAGGAACGCCTGATCCTGCTGGGCCTGGCCGAGGCCGAAACCCGACACGAAGAACACTGGCGGGATCTTCTGGGCGAGAACGCGACCAAGACCACTGCCCCCTCGTTGCGCCGCACCATGCTCCGCTTCCTAGCGCGGCACTTTGGCTCGGTATTTGTGCTGGCCCTGGCTCAGCGTGCCGAGGGCAACTCCCCCTATGCCGCGGACACCGACGCGACGCGGCAAATGGCCGCCGATGAACTCGTCCACGAAGAAGTCGTCAGGGGCTTGGCCACTCGTGGCCGCAACCGACTCTCGGGCAACTTCCGGGCAGCCGTCTTCGGGGCCAACGACGGCTTGGTCTCCAACTTGGCCCTCGTCATGGGCATCGGCGCCACCGGAGTGGCGACCTCCATGGTGCTTTTCTCCGGCATCGCCGGGCTCTTGGCCGGCGCGCTGTCGATGGCAGCCGGTGAGTACGTCTCCGTGCGATCCCAACGCGAACTACTCGACGCGTCCAAACCCACCGAGGTAACCCTCGCTGCGGCACCGGACCTAGATCTGGATGCCAATGAACTGGTGCTGGTCTACAAGGCTCGAGGGATGAGCGACGAGGATGCTGCGCACCGCGCCGCCGAACGCATGGGCATGTACTCCTGCGATTGCAATCCCTCCACCTCGCTGCGCTCCGAGCTGGCGGAAATCGCCGATACCGAGGAGCACGAGGAAATCGGTTCCGCCATGGGCGCGGCCTCCGCGTCGTTCTGTTTCTTTGCCTCCGGTGCCGTCATCCCGATCCTTCCGTTCATCTTCGGCATGAGCGGCACACCCGCCATCCTGCTGTCCGCCGCCTTGGTTGGTGTCGCCCTGTTGGTTACCGGAGGGGTCGTCGGTCTGCTCTCCGGAGCCTCGCCGACCAAGCGTGGGCTGCGTCAGCTGGCTATCGGTTTGGGTGCCGCGGCCGTCACCTACGTTTTGGGTCTGTTCTTCGGCACCTCGGTGGCCTAG
- a CDS encoding DinB family protein, whose amino-acid sequence MDDFKDHLITYLNRSRQAVLWKAEGLSDAEVTRPMVGSGTNILGVIQHLASVEYGYFVQCLGFTITDERYAALEADPEPSADMWVPAEISRQEIMDFYQRAISAADANINALPLEAPATVPWWRPETRQTTLGRLLLHMNVENSRHAGHLDIVRELIDGSTGLLKENTNIPPYDATEWKELQQKILSASQSR is encoded by the coding sequence ATGGACGATTTCAAAGACCACCTGATCACCTATCTCAACCGTTCACGTCAGGCGGTGTTGTGGAAGGCCGAGGGACTCAGCGACGCGGAGGTCACCCGACCGATGGTTGGTTCGGGCACCAACATTTTGGGTGTGATCCAGCATCTGGCGTCGGTCGAATACGGCTACTTTGTGCAATGCCTCGGCTTCACGATCACCGACGAGCGTTATGCGGCGCTAGAAGCCGATCCCGAGCCGAGCGCCGACATGTGGGTTCCGGCCGAGATCTCGCGCCAAGAGATCATGGACTTCTACCAGCGGGCCATCTCCGCAGCGGACGCCAACATCAACGCGCTGCCGCTTGAAGCTCCGGCCACGGTGCCTTGGTGGCGCCCCGAGACCCGGCAGACCACTCTGGGTCGGCTCTTGCTGCACATGAATGTGGAAAATTCGCGCCATGCCGGACACCTGGACATCGTGCGCGAACTCATCGATGGGTCCACCGGGCTGCTGAAGGAGAACACGAATATTCCGCCATATGACGCAACGGAATGGAAGGAATTACAGCAAAAAATCCTCTCCGCTTCGCAGTCACGGTAG
- a CDS encoding sodium:solute symporter, whose protein sequence is MEHINGIIVAVYLAAMLIFGWWGKSRTKNSSDYLVAGRRLGPFLYTGTMAAVVLGGASTVGGVGLGYKWGISGMWLVVAIGAGVILLSLLFAPTLQRLKIFTVSQMLTLRYGSKAATNTSGIVMLAYTLMLCATSTSAYATIFVVLFGWERWMAIAIGGVIVVIYSTIGGMWSITLADQVQFVIKTIGIFFLMLPFALNAAGGMNGIRERIGDEFFSFTGIGVQSIITYFVVYTLGLLIGQDIWQRVFTAKTPKVARWGGTTAGIYCVLYGAAGAIIGMAAKVVLPEIIGADSNKDVVYAEVATQLLPVAIGGLVLAAAVAAMMSTASGALIAAATVARTDVTPFVASWFGKNLQVNTNQNPEHDVRANRIWVLLLGLVSIVLAIMVSDVVAALTIAYDILVGGLLVAIIGGLIWKRGNGIGAAASMAAGSVVTLGTMIILEIQAENQFDGVYANEPIYFGLIASALTFVLVSLLTRPTATSVITRWEARVAGQSDAEGADLNEAAIR, encoded by the coding sequence ATGGAACATATCAATGGCATTATCGTCGCCGTCTATCTGGCGGCCATGCTCATCTTCGGATGGTGGGGAAAATCGCGCACCAAGAACAGCAGCGACTACCTAGTTGCCGGCCGCAGGCTGGGTCCCTTCCTCTACACCGGAACCATGGCGGCCGTCGTGCTGGGTGGAGCTTCCACCGTGGGCGGCGTGGGCTTGGGTTACAAGTGGGGCATCTCGGGAATGTGGCTGGTGGTGGCCATCGGGGCCGGCGTCATCTTGCTCTCACTGCTCTTCGCTCCCACACTCCAGCGCCTGAAGATCTTCACCGTGTCGCAAATGCTCACCCTGCGTTACGGCAGCAAGGCGGCGACCAATACCTCGGGCATCGTTATGTTGGCCTATACGCTGATGCTCTGCGCCACTTCCACCAGCGCCTACGCAACCATCTTTGTGGTCCTCTTCGGCTGGGAACGCTGGATGGCCATCGCCATCGGCGGAGTCATCGTGGTCATCTACTCCACCATCGGTGGCATGTGGTCCATCACCCTGGCCGACCAGGTGCAATTTGTCATCAAGACCATCGGTATCTTCTTCTTGATGTTGCCCTTCGCCCTGAATGCCGCCGGTGGCATGAACGGGATCCGCGAACGCATCGGGGACGAATTCTTCAGCTTCACCGGTATCGGCGTGCAGTCCATCATCACCTACTTCGTGGTCTACACCCTGGGCCTGCTCATCGGTCAAGACATCTGGCAGCGCGTCTTCACCGCTAAAACCCCGAAGGTAGCTCGTTGGGGCGGCACCACCGCGGGCATCTACTGCGTTCTCTACGGAGCCGCGGGCGCCATCATTGGCATGGCCGCCAAGGTCGTTCTCCCGGAGATCATTGGGGCCGACAGCAACAAGGACGTGGTGTATGCCGAGGTTGCTACTCAGTTGCTCCCCGTCGCAATTGGCGGTCTGGTTTTAGCCGCCGCCGTTGCCGCAATGATGTCCACCGCATCCGGTGCCCTGATTGCCGCGGCAACCGTAGCCCGCACCGATGTCACCCCGTTTGTGGCCAGCTGGTTCGGTAAGAATCTGCAGGTCAATACCAATCAGAACCCCGAGCACGATGTGCGCGCCAACCGCATCTGGGTGCTGCTGCTGGGTCTGGTGAGCATCGTCTTGGCCATCATGGTTTCCGACGTTGTCGCGGCCCTGACCATCGCCTACGACATCCTGGTTGGCGGGTTGCTGGTCGCCATTATTGGCGGGCTCATCTGGAAGCGTGGCAACGGAATCGGCGCCGCAGCCTCGATGGCGGCCGGATCCGTGGTCACCCTGGGCACCATGATCATTTTGGAGATCCAGGCGGAGAACCAATTTGATGGCGTGTACGCCAATGAGCCGATCTACTTCGGACTCATCGCCTCGGCACTGACATTTGTGCTGGTTTCACTGCTCACCCGTCCCACGGCGACCTCGGTCATCACCCGCTGGGAAGCACGGGTCGCTGGGCAGAGCGATGCAGAAGGTGCCGACCTCAACGAGGCAGCGATCCGCTAG